In a genomic window of Chryseobacterium sp. G0162:
- a CDS encoding XRE family transcriptional regulator: MSKFSDNIVFLRGKKNMTQQELADLLILTRSRYVAYEYGRTEPPIEILLRISKFYNISIDLLLTVDVRKFSIDEIMELPENRIVLPIKVDQDGNNQIEIIPQKASMGYLNGYGDPEYIESLETISLPFLKGGKFRAFPADGDSMPPYKNGTYIVGKYVENLSDLKTDRTYVFITTNDGISYKRFQFHEVDGIWVKADNQFYEPYKIPLPEIKEIWEFACSINTKEYEPDEFSEHHIQNFITEIKTDIKQIKEKMGDKN, from the coding sequence ATGTCAAAATTTTCTGATAACATCGTGTTTTTGAGAGGAAAGAAAAATATGACGCAGCAAGAACTGGCAGATCTATTAATTCTTACCCGATCCAGATATGTCGCCTATGAATATGGCAGAACAGAACCTCCTATTGAAATATTGCTTAGAATTTCAAAATTCTATAACATAAGCATCGACTTATTGTTGACTGTAGATGTCAGAAAATTTTCTATCGATGAAATAATGGAGCTTCCTGAGAATAGGATTGTTCTGCCTATAAAGGTTGATCAAGATGGAAACAATCAGATTGAGATTATTCCCCAAAAAGCTTCTATGGGCTATTTGAATGGCTATGGAGATCCGGAATACATAGAAAGTTTGGAGACCATATCATTACCTTTTTTAAAAGGTGGTAAGTTTAGGGCATTTCCAGCTGACGGAGATTCAATGCCCCCCTATAAGAACGGAACTTATATCGTGGGAAAATATGTAGAAAATCTTTCGGACTTGAAAACGGACAGAACGTATGTTTTCATTACCACCAACGATGGTATCAGTTACAAAAGGTTTCAGTTTCATGAAGTAGATGGTATATGGGTGAAGGCTGACAATCAATTTTATGAACCTTATAAAATTCCATTACCTGAAATTAAAGAAATCTGGGAGTTCGCCTGTAGTATTAATACCAAAGAATATGAACCTGATGAATTTTCAGAACATCATATTCAAAACTTCATCACAGAAATTAAAACTGATATCAAACAGATCAAGGAAAAAATGGGAGATAAGAATTGA
- the dinB gene encoding DNA polymerase IV — translation MERAIVHMDLDTFFVSCERLKNSELEKKPVIIGGGDRGVVASCSYETRFFGVRSAMPIKMALRLCPEAKVIKGDMEMYSTMSHMVTEIIQEKVPVVEKASIDEFYLDLSGMDQFFGCYKWTYEIAESVQKNTGLPISFALSTNKTVSKIGTGESKPTGRLEVKQPDIQPFLNPLSVKKIPMVGDVTFQLLSRLGIRTIQTLSEMPVDVLQQLIGKNGNELWKKAHGIDETPVVPYSERKSISTEDTFAQDRIDIQGIQSILSGMVEKLCYQLRAEKWLVSVVVIKLRYANFDTETKQCRIPYTSADHTLLRYVLELFKKVYTRRMRIRLVGVKFTGLVHGCHQMDLFEDTEELISLYQTMDKIKNRFGISSVGRASGLLK, via the coding sequence ATGGAAAGAGCAATCGTACATATGGATTTAGATACGTTCTTTGTTTCCTGTGAAAGGCTGAAAAATTCAGAACTGGAGAAAAAGCCTGTGATCATAGGAGGTGGAGACCGTGGTGTAGTGGCATCCTGCTCTTATGAAACCCGTTTTTTCGGAGTAAGAAGTGCAATGCCGATTAAAATGGCTTTACGGTTATGTCCCGAAGCTAAAGTTATAAAGGGAGATATGGAAATGTATTCCACTATGTCTCATATGGTAACCGAAATTATCCAAGAAAAAGTTCCTGTTGTGGAAAAGGCAAGTATCGATGAATTTTATCTGGATCTTTCCGGAATGGATCAGTTTTTCGGATGCTATAAGTGGACATATGAAATCGCAGAAAGCGTACAAAAAAACACAGGTTTACCGATAAGTTTTGCGTTGTCTACCAATAAAACCGTATCCAAAATCGGGACGGGAGAATCGAAGCCTACCGGAAGATTAGAAGTAAAACAGCCTGACATACAGCCGTTTTTAAATCCGCTATCAGTAAAGAAAATTCCTATGGTCGGCGATGTTACCTTTCAGCTGCTCTCAAGACTGGGGATCAGAACGATACAAACGCTTTCAGAAATGCCTGTTGATGTACTTCAGCAGCTGATTGGTAAAAATGGAAATGAACTATGGAAAAAAGCACACGGAATTGATGAAACCCCTGTAGTTCCCTACTCTGAACGAAAATCTATCTCTACAGAAGATACTTTTGCCCAGGATAGAATCGATATTCAAGGTATTCAAAGTATACTCTCAGGAATGGTTGAAAAGCTCTGTTATCAGCTCCGCGCAGAGAAATGGCTGGTATCAGTAGTGGTGATAAAACTCCGCTATGCCAATTTTGATACGGAAACCAAACAATGCAGAATTCCTTACACCTCAGCTGATCATACTCTGCTCAGGTATGTTTTAGAACTCTTTAAAAAAGTATATACCAGACGTATGAGAATCAGGTTAGTTGGAGTAAAGTTTACCGGACTGGTTCACGGATGCCATCAAATGGATCTCTTTGAAGATACTGAAGAGTTGATATCACTGTATCAGACAATGGATAAAATCAAAAACAGGTTTGGAATTTCAAGTGTAGGAAGAGCCTCAGGTTTATTAAAATAA